One window of Streptomyces sp. NBC_00273 genomic DNA carries:
- a CDS encoding DUF4192 domain-containing protein, which produces MTNNHESRTPSDRPSISPAGATTGPQITLRGPAELADALPYMLGFHPTDSLVMVAVHGEGGRFGGRLRVGIPSSSAEWEDTARQVAECLITGSERRGGKPDGIVVYLCQEPREEENGRRVMTRLRPLAQRIRLACGALDVPVLEALCLSAGRFWSYVCPDERCCPAEGSRLAAVGTSVLAATATFAGLQVRGSLKEIEGRMAPLRGAVAEEAERALDRAAAALMPKILDGATRGEVGAETIALARTLMRRLTLAPPAEGGAHADDWDDALLGHDEAASLILGLQDREIRDIAAEWMEDEDAAPALRLWRALARRCVGAYGEHAAAPLTLAGWVSWSTGDEPTARIAFGLALRADAEYRFAQLLHHACNEGIDPEGLRQCLREERRRREPRRRRSAGTRPPGRRGRSTPRRGSRRTAGSEQ; this is translated from the coding sequence ATGACGAACAACCACGAATCACGCACCCCGTCCGACCGGCCCTCCATCAGCCCGGCCGGAGCCACCACCGGCCCCCAGATCACCCTGCGCGGCCCGGCAGAACTGGCCGACGCGCTGCCCTACATGCTCGGCTTCCACCCGACCGACTCCCTCGTCATGGTCGCCGTGCACGGCGAGGGCGGGCGCTTCGGCGGCCGGCTCCGCGTCGGCATCCCCAGCTCGTCCGCGGAATGGGAGGACACCGCCCGACAGGTCGCCGAATGCCTGATCACGGGCAGTGAACGGCGCGGCGGCAAGCCCGACGGCATCGTCGTCTACCTGTGCCAGGAGCCGCGCGAGGAGGAGAACGGTCGGCGGGTGATGACCCGGCTGCGGCCGCTCGCCCAGCGGATCCGGTTGGCCTGCGGCGCACTGGACGTGCCCGTACTGGAGGCCCTGTGCCTGTCCGCAGGACGGTTCTGGTCCTACGTCTGCCCCGACGAGCGGTGCTGTCCGGCCGAGGGCAGCCGGTTGGCCGCCGTCGGTACCTCGGTGCTGGCGGCGACGGCCACCTTCGCCGGACTCCAGGTCCGGGGCTCCCTCAAGGAGATCGAGGGCAGGATGGCACCGCTGCGCGGGGCCGTGGCCGAGGAGGCGGAGCGGGCCCTCGACCGGGCCGCCGCCGCCCTGATGCCCAAGATCCTCGACGGGGCCACCCGAGGGGAGGTCGGCGCCGAGACCATCGCCCTGGCACGGACCCTGATGCGGCGGCTGACGCTGGCACCTCCCGCCGAGGGCGGGGCCCACGCCGACGACTGGGACGACGCGCTGCTCGGCCACGACGAGGCTGCCTCACTGATCCTGGGCCTCCAGGACCGCGAGATCCGGGACATCGCGGCGGAATGGATGGAGGACGAGGACGCGGCCCCGGCCCTGCGGCTGTGGCGGGCCCTGGCCCGGCGCTGCGTCGGGGCCTACGGCGAGCACGCCGCGGCCCCGCTCACCCTCGCCGGCTGGGTCTCGTGGTCGACGGGGGACGAGCCGACCGCCCGGATCGCCTTCGGCCTGGCCCTGCGGGCGGACGCCGAGTACCGCTTCGCCCAGCTGCTCCACCACGCGTGCAACGAAGGGATCGACCCCGAGGGGCTGCGGCAGTGCCTGCGGGAGGAGCGCCGCCGCCGGGAGCCCCGGCGGCGCCGCTCGGCCGGTACCCGTCCTCCCGGCCGACGGGGCCGCTCGACCCCCCGCCGCGGGTCCCGCCGTACTGCGGGGAGCGAACAGTGA
- a CDS encoding RecQ family ATP-dependent DNA helicase: MNADLRSSADSVLARLVGDPTGAARLREDQWRAIEALVAHKRRALVVQRTGWGKSAVYFVATSLLRANGAGPTVIVSPLLALMRNQVEAAARAGIHARTINSANPEEWEGIQAEVAAGQVDVLLVSPERLNNPDFRDQVLPKLSAATGLLVVDEAHCISDWGHDFRPDYRRLRTMLADLPPGVPVLATTATANARVTADVAEQLGTGAGTDALVLRGPLDRESLSLAVLTLPDAAHRLAWLADHLGDLPGSGIIYTLTVAAAEEVTAYLRHRGHTVASYTGKTENADRQQAEDDLQANRVKALVATSALGMGFDKPDLGFVVHLGSPSSPIAYYQQVGRAGRGVEHAEVLLLPGREDEAIWQYFASVAFPPEEQVRRTLDVLARAGRPLSLPAMEPLVDLRRTRLETMLKVLDVDGAVHRVKGGWTSTGEPWAYDAERYAWVARQRATEQQAMRDYAAATGCRMEFLRRQLDDEEAAPCGRCDNCAGARFTAEVSTTALNTARGELGRPGVELEPRKMWPTGLAAVGVDLKGRIPAGEQASTGRALGRLSDIGWGNRLRPMLAPQAPDQPVPDDVAQAVVAVLADWARGPGGWASGAPDAPARPVGVVALPSRSHPQLIGSLAARIAEIGRMPLLGALAYTDQAPEFGSVSSNSAQRVRGLHQALTVPQPLADALAQSAGPVLLVDDRTESGWTIAVAARLLRRAGAKEVFPLVLALQG; encoded by the coding sequence ATGAACGCAGACCTGAGGTCCTCGGCCGACTCCGTACTAGCCCGTCTCGTGGGCGATCCCACGGGTGCCGCCAGGCTGCGCGAGGACCAGTGGCGGGCGATCGAGGCCCTCGTGGCGCACAAGCGGCGGGCGCTGGTGGTGCAGCGCACCGGCTGGGGCAAGTCCGCGGTGTACTTCGTCGCCACCTCACTGCTGCGGGCGAACGGCGCCGGCCCCACCGTGATCGTCTCCCCGCTCCTCGCGCTGATGCGCAATCAGGTCGAGGCCGCGGCCCGGGCCGGGATCCACGCCCGCACCATCAACTCCGCCAACCCCGAGGAGTGGGAGGGCATCCAGGCCGAGGTGGCGGCGGGTCAGGTCGACGTCCTGCTGGTGAGTCCCGAACGGCTCAACAACCCCGATTTCCGCGACCAGGTCCTCCCCAAGCTCTCCGCCGCGACCGGGCTGCTCGTGGTCGACGAAGCGCACTGCATCTCCGACTGGGGTCACGACTTCCGCCCCGACTACCGCCGGCTGCGCACCATGCTGGCCGACCTGCCGCCGGGCGTCCCCGTGCTCGCCACGACCGCCACGGCCAATGCCCGCGTGACCGCCGACGTCGCGGAACAGCTCGGCACCGGGGCCGGTACGGACGCCCTGGTGCTGCGCGGTCCTCTGGACCGCGAGAGCCTGAGCCTGGCCGTGCTGACCCTGCCCGACGCGGCCCACCGGCTGGCCTGGCTCGCCGACCACCTCGGGGACCTGCCCGGCTCCGGGATCATCTACACGCTGACCGTGGCGGCCGCCGAGGAGGTCACCGCCTACCTGCGCCACCGGGGGCACACCGTGGCCTCGTACACCGGCAAGACGGAGAACGCCGACCGTCAGCAGGCCGAGGACGACCTCCAGGCGAACCGGGTCAAGGCGCTCGTGGCCACCTCCGCCCTCGGGATGGGCTTCGACAAGCCTGACCTGGGCTTCGTGGTGCACCTCGGCTCGCCCTCCTCCCCCATCGCCTACTACCAGCAGGTCGGCCGCGCGGGCCGTGGCGTGGAGCACGCGGAGGTCCTGCTGCTCCCCGGCCGGGAGGACGAGGCGATCTGGCAGTACTTCGCCTCGGTGGCCTTCCCGCCGGAGGAGCAGGTGCGCCGCACGCTCGACGTCCTGGCCCGGGCCGGCCGGCCGCTGTCGCTGCCCGCCATGGAGCCGCTGGTCGACCTGCGCCGCACCCGGCTGGAGACCATGCTCAAGGTGCTCGACGTCGACGGCGCCGTGCACCGCGTCAAGGGCGGCTGGACCTCGACGGGCGAGCCCTGGGCCTACGACGCCGAGCGCTACGCGTGGGTCGCCCGCCAGCGGGCCACGGAACAGCAGGCCATGCGCGACTACGCCGCGGCCACCGGATGCCGGATGGAGTTCCTGCGCCGCCAGCTCGACGACGAGGAGGCGGCGCCCTGCGGCCGCTGTGACAACTGCGCGGGGGCCCGGTTCACGGCGGAGGTGTCCACCACCGCGCTGAACACCGCGCGCGGTGAACTCGGCCGCCCGGGCGTGGAACTGGAGCCGCGCAAGATGTGGCCGACCGGGCTCGCGGCGGTCGGCGTCGACCTCAAGGGGCGCATCCCCGCCGGAGAGCAGGCCTCGACGGGCCGCGCGCTGGGTCGGCTGTCCGACATCGGGTGGGGCAACCGGCTGCGCCCGATGCTGGCCCCGCAGGCTCCGGACCAGCCGGTTCCGGACGACGTGGCGCAGGCCGTGGTCGCGGTGCTCGCCGACTGGGCCCGGGGCCCCGGCGGCTGGGCGTCGGGGGCGCCGGACGCACCGGCCCGGCCGGTGGGCGTGGTCGCGCTCCCGTCGCGCAGCCACCCCCAGCTGATCGGTTCGCTGGCCGCGCGGATCGCGGAGATCGGACGGATGCCGCTGCTCGGCGCGCTCGCCTACACCGACCAGGCTCCGGAGTTCGGGTCGGTGTCCTCGAACAGCGCGCAGCGGGTGCGGGGGCTCCACCAAGCCCTCACCGTGCCCCAGCCGCTGGCCGATGCGCTGGCGCAGTCCGCGGGCCCGGTGCTGCTCGTCGACGACCGCACGGAGAGCGGGTGGACCATCGCGGTGGCTGCCCGGCTGTTGCGGCGGGCGGGCGCGAAAGAGGT